A single Danio aesculapii chromosome 19, fDanAes4.1, whole genome shotgun sequence DNA region contains:
- the LOC130247295 gene encoding uncharacterized protein LOC130247295: MMSGTQTPQSTCVDMPDVATPKWPVMSPVQNIHTLMLLRFTLTPLCPATSIQEDKCGLCHPLLAVLHCRILQGIQYPSPCNYALHEISPVFSNNQQELQLPHALPTPARKMQHLTSQVQGNWETLMNTTEKQEEAIRKLTHELKTASTHHTDQAANMATKIQENQQQVLTLLSTNKTQEDAETDQLTLAINLMLTTEVQKAESTIVSKMRFMVNRLQAEVQQDLKNMQQNLQKSHDQLTTEIQKCNRQTVDVCADFKKFQTEVTDLCKTQESKLLSMFKENKQSTTLVTLPASTQITLTSSIPVSAFPVAIGVRSDHLKLTFPTFGRPSDDFDPLLYVIRCQDILALHTLIDADILAMFCTVLYGTARDWWEVARTSVAFWTELESAFLLRNW; this comes from the coding sequence ATGATGTCAGGCACACAAACCCCTCAGTCAACTTGTGTGGATATGCCAGATGTTGCAACTCCTAAGTGGCCTGTAATGTCACCCGTTCAAAACATCCACACTCTCATGCTTCTCCGGTTCACTTTAACCCCACTCTGCCCAGCAACGTCCATTCAGGAAGACAAGTGCGGTTTGTGTCACCCCCTGTTGGCAGTACTCCACTGCAGAATATTACAGGGGATTCAGTATCCTTCCCCATGCAACTATGCACTTCACGAGATTTCACCTGTCTTTTCTAATAATCAACAGGAATTGCAGTTACCCCATGCACTCCCTACTCCTGCTAGAAAAATGCAGCATCTGACGTCACAAGTGCAGGGAAATTGGGAAACACTGATGAATACTACAGAGAAACAAGAGGAAGCAATTCGTAAACTTACCCATGAACTAAAGACCGCTTCTACTCACCACACTGATCAAGCTGCTAACATGGCCacaaaaatacaggaaaatcAACAGCAAGTTCTTACATTGCTTTctacaaacaaaacacaagagGATGCTGAAACAGATCAACTAACATTAGCCATTAACCTCATGCTTACCACTGAAGTTCAAAAAGCAGAGTCTACCATCGTTTCGAAGATGCGCTTCATGGTAAATCGGCTTCAGGCAGAAGTACAGCAAGatttaaaaaacatgcaacaaaaccttCAAAAAAGTCATGACCAGTTGACAACTGAAATTCAGAAATGTAATCGTCAAACTGTTGATGTCTGTGCAGATTTTAAAAAGTTCCAGACTGAAGTGACTGATCTGTGTAAAACACAGGAAAGTAAACTGCTGAGTATGTTTAAAGAAAATAAGCAGTCTACCACCCTTGTCACTCTTCCTGCCTCTACTCAAATAACACTCACCTCTTCAATACCTGTATCTGCTTTTCCTGTGGCTATAGGGGTAAGAAGTGACCACCTTAAACTGACTTTTCCAACTTTTGGCCGTCCTTCTGATGATTTTGACCCTTTGctctacgtaattcgctgtcaaGATATCCTTGCATTACATACCCTTATTGATGCAGATATTTTGGCCATGTTTTGTACTGTTTTATATGGAACAGCTCGTGACTGGTGGGAAGTTGCCAGAACATCTGTAGCCTTCTGGACTGAATTAGAGTCTGCTTTTCTGTTGAGGAACTGGTGA